The window TGCCAACACAGGGCCTACCTGGGATTTGACCAGAGTCCGCCTGGCTCCAGGCTCTGCCACCCACAGGAAGAAGAAACTACACTGACAGATGTGAGACAGTGTTTCCCCTTCAGTCTTTGAACAGGCTTTGTGTTTTCTAAATGACACTGGATAAAAGGGAATTCATTCAAGAGCTCCAAGGCTTCCCTTTCCGCCCGGCTTCTGTTGCCCTGGCCTGAGCAGCGAGCAGCTGGGAGGGGACTGAACTGCCCCTAACCAGGGTTGTGGCTGGTGGGGTTGGGACTAGGGCTGGGCATGTGGCTGGGATTGGGCCCATCTCCCAAGTGTGGTGGGTTTCAGGGGTCCGTGGGGAAAGGGTCACCTGCAGATCCTTGTACAAAGCCCAGCACAAGGCCCAGAATGGGCCTGGAGCTGAGGGTGGGCCCCTGGCCTGCGTGGATGAGGAAGGCCTCAGAGGCTGGGGAGAGCTTTCCGGTTGGGTACAGGATGGGTGGGCTGGTTCAGGAAGAGCAGCCACCTGTGCCCATTGGTCCCTTATTCCCCAGGTGTGGTGCATCCAGGACTTACACAGGCAGCCCGTGGACCCCAAGCGTCATGGACAGCTGTGTGCAGGCAACTGCTACCTTGTGCTCTACACATACCAGAGGCTGGGCCGTGTCCAGTACATCCTGTACCTATGGCAGGTGTGCCAGCCTGAGGGAGGCAGCACTCACCTTAAAGCCCAAGGGCTGGGCTCTGGGAGTGAAATGTGAGAGCTGGGCCAGGCCCTCACTCACTGCCCCCACCTGCAGGGCCACCAGGCCACTGCGGATGAGATTGAGGCCCTGAACAGCAACGCTGAGGAACTAGATGTCATGTATGGTGGCGTCCTAGTACAGGAGCATGTGACCATGGGCAGCGAGCCCCCCCACTTCCTCGCCATCTTCCAGGGCCAGCTGGTGATCTTCCAGGTAGGTCTCACCTTGCCACTCTGGCCACAGCCTGCCCAGTTCTGCATGGGCCATGGCCCCCGCACACACTTCTAAGCACCTTCTCTTTGGGCCTGGGGCCTGCTTATCATCCCCTAGTTTCCCAGAGCTTGTCCAAGGCCCAGGAGCTCCAAGGTTGGCCCCCTGCCTGAGTTTCCCTCCCCAGTCCCAGAGCCAGATGAGGAATTTGAGTTGAAAGGGAGCCAGGGGCTTGCCTGGGGCTGCACACTAGCAAACCTGGTCCCCACTTTCCACCTCCAAGGCCTGAGCACCCATGCCCCAACCACTCAGAGATGGGGGGAAAGGTCCATTTAAAAAGGGTCTGTCCCTGTCCCAGACTGATGGGATTCCTGCACTCCACACTTAGAGGGTCCTGTACTCCTCATGTGAAATCACCAGTGAGGGCCTTGATGGCTTCAAGCAAGGGTCCCTGAGCTCTGAGGCAATATGTCCCACACTGGGACAGGAAGGCGCCCCTGGGAGCCCTTGCCCAGCCTGAGGCCTTGCTCTCCTATAGGAGAGAGCTGGGCACCATGGAAAGGGGCAGTCAGCATCCACCACAAGGCTTTTCCAAGTGCAAGGCACTGACAGCCACAACACCAGGACCATGGAGGTGCCAGCCCGTGCCTCATCCCTCAACTCCAGTGACATCTTCTTGCTGGTCACAGCCAGCGTCTGCTACCTCTGGTTTGGGAAGGTACCCACAGCACTGACCACTTGATTCATGCCCAGATGTAGTGGTGCCAGGCTGGGGGTGGGTCCTCTCCACAGGGCATGCAGACTTTGAGTCCAGCCTCAGATAGGCCGATGGGGGGAATGGGGAGGGGAAGAAGCCACAGGGTCCCCTCTAGAACTTGGGGAAAGTTACAAAGTGACAGGTGGACCTGAGAGTCCGCAGGTCAGAGCCAGGCCCAGGCCGCCTCCCCTCCTTACTGCCTGGAGCACAGGGCATGTCCCTTCCCAGGTCTCTTGGGAAAAGGGGAGGCCTATGCCAGTTTGCTGGAGTTTTCTCTAATATTCAGCATAAACTATGACTGACCCTCTAAGCCTGGGGGCCTCCTATCCCATGCTCTGGACCCTGCGAGGGTCCCAGACCCTGCGATCCAGATCAACTGGGGACACAGGCCTGTAGGGTGAGGAAGATGCCTTGTTCACTGGTGTCCTGCTGTCAGCTTAGGCCTCCTGTGACTTGGGCCCAGCCCCACCCCATACACCCTGTGAACGGGACGTGGGGCCGGAGGTGAAGGCCCCTCCTCATGCAGGGCCTGAGCCATCTCTTTGCCTGCTAGGGCTGTAATGGTGATCAGCGTGAGATGGCACGGGTGGTGGTCACTGTCAtttccaggaagaatgaggaaaCGGTGCTGGAGGGTCAGGAGCCTCCCCACTTCTGGGAGGCCCTGGGAGGCCGGGCCCCCTACCCCAGCAACAAGAGGTAACAGGGTTGGGAGGAGAGTGTTCTTACCCAGAGGAggaattgaggcccagagaggagggtGGGTGACTGGGATTCACACAGAGAGCTGGCAAGACGAGACTAGAACCAAGGACTCTCAGTTTCCCACTCACAGAGGCTCCCACAAGTACAGCCCACGCTTCGCTCCCAGGCCTGGGTAACTTGCGTCTCTCAGATGCTGGGGAGAGTGGGGGCAGTGGCGACCTCTGCTGGCAGCATCCCCTCCCTGCATTGTCCTGGTCCTGGGCCAGGGGACAAAGCACCCTTCCCCACCCTACAGTCCTCAGGGATCACGGTGcccagtgtgtgtgtatacagtgtCATATGATGTGTGGGTATACAGTGTGTGTGGATGTGCAAGAACAGGTGTATTCAgggtgttgtgtgtggtgtgtaagTGGACAGGGTGTGTGTAGGAGGTAGGAGTGAGGCCTCAAGGGGAGGAGGGAGCTGAGTCCTGGTCGCTCTTGGTCTGCCTGTGGGGCTTGGTTTATGTGCTGCACTCCCCACAATTCTCCTGAGCTCAGTACTCCCGTCTCCTTCTCCCAGCCTGGCTTGCCTCCTTCCACTTTGGGCCGGAGACCTACTCTCTGCCAGGGGTGGGCTGAGGAGCTCCTCCCATCCCAGGGAGGGCGAGACTCCAGCTCAGGCCCTCCCCTACCCCTGCAGCCCTCTCCTAGGGAAATTCATGGGGCACCTTGCGTCACAGCTGGGTGGGGCGAGAGCTTTCTCCATGAGCAGAGAGGGACCCTGTACCCAGAGCAGAGCGGAGTGCTCGGGGAGAAACCACGGGGCTCAGAGGAGGGCCCAGGGCTCCCACTCCTGAGAAGTGGCTTCccaggccctggggtggggcaCTTGTGCCATGGGCTGGGGTGCCCCTCTGGGTGGCTCACAGCCTTGCTGTCCGTGCTGGCCAGGCTCCCTGAGGAGGTCCCCAGCTTCCAGCCACGACTGTTTGAGTGCTCCAGCCACATGGGCTGCCTGGTCCTCGCAGAAGTGGGGTTCTTCAGCCAGGAGGACCTGGACAAGTATGACATCATGTTACTGGACACCTGGCAGGAGGTAAGGTGGCCATCCCTGCCTGGTGGGGCTGTGAACGGGGGTGTGTTTCTGTTTGTGTAActgggtgtgtgtgtatctagCCATCTGCCTCTGTACACAGGGCTGTGGGTGAGTCTGACCCTGTCACTGAGCAATTGCATTGCGGTGCATATGAGACCATGGATGAGTGTGCATCACCAGGTGGCAGCAGTGAGACTCCGGGAGATTAGGAGTGTGTTGGAACTCAGGGGTAACTGAGACCATGTTTGCAGTTGTGTGTGGCCCTGTGTGCCTTATGATACTATGTGTGGCTCCAGCGACAGTGCCTGCGGCCGAGCATGTGTCGGTGCTGCATGAGTGACTGTGATTGGAATGCCCAATCGCATCATTCATGTGTGTGGCTTGGTGTGAGTGTTTGCCTTCGTGCACCTGTGTGTGACACTTTGTCAGTGACTGTGAGGTCACGTGATGCTAGAACTGGCCAGACCAGTGGCAACTGGTGAAAATGTGTCTGTGAGCAAGACTATGACTGGCTGTGGGCGAATGATGGATGGGTGTGTTTGTGGGTCTGTGTTTCTGCGCACAGTGGTATAACTGGCCGGGTGTGCGTGGCTGTGTAAACAAGTGCTGTTGTGTTTGCATGCAGCTCTGTGTCTGACAACAGTGGATGACAGTGTGTGGCTATGGTTTGCTGTCTGGCTGTGTGGCGATGGATGACTGTGTGTCTGTGTAAGCTGCAATAATGTGTGTTCTCTGCATCTCTGTGGGGCCGTGTCTACAGCACTGTTTGAATTGGTGATGAAGCTGTGTGCTCCCATCTACTCAGAACAAACCCAGAGCTCTTACCACAGCCCTACGTGACCTGGCCAGCCCCAACTCTTTGACCCAATTTCCCCCTGCTCCCCCCTCACTGCTTCTGCTGCAGCCACAATGGCCTCTTTGTGTTCCCTGAACATGCCGGGCACACGGCCACCTCGGGGCTTTTACACCGGTTGTTTCTTCTGGTTAGGACACTTTTCCTCCAGACATACATGTGACTTGCTCTCTCATGAAAGCTCTataagggcagggatttttgtccattttctttcattgttgACTCCCCAAAGCCTAGACCAATGcccggcacacagtaggtgctcaataagtatttgtggaTTGATCTCCAGGTAAatcatgcaagaaaaaaaaaatgtgtggattgaacgtgtgtgtgcatgtatgcatgcattCCTGTGACCTTCTCGTGTGTTCACGGGTGTGTGGGTACAGCCGCTTGCTGGGTGTGTCTGCTTGGCCAGGGATGTGTATGTGGGGTTCTGTCTGGGACAACTGGACAGGGAGTGGACAGGAAGGGGTCAGCTCTGGGCAGCCCCTCCACCTGCCCAAGGCCAGGTCCCCTCTGTGGCTCAGATCTTCCTGTGGCTTGGGGAAGCTGCAAGTGAGTGGAAGGAGGCGGTGGCCTGGGGCCAGGAGTACCTGAAGACTCACCCAGCAGGGAGGAGCCCGGCCACACCCATCGTGCTGGTCAAGCAGGGCCATGAGCCTCCCACCTTCATTGGATGGTTCTTCACTTGGGACCCCTACAAGTGGACTGTGAGTGAGGCCTGAAACCCCCAGCCCTACCCTAATTTGTGGGGAGAGGAACCTGACCTGGGCCAATGGAATGAGGAGGCACTGCCCTGGCTGGGGATTGCCAGTGTGTGCGAGAGACCTGGTCTTGTCCTCAGGCCCCTCATGTGTCCCATTGGTGCCCCCttctcctgccctggccctgaTACTTGCCCCGATTCTTGCTCCAGAGCCACCCGTCCCACAAGGAAGTGGTGGATGGCAGCCCGGCAGCAGCATCAACCATCTCTGAGATAACAGCAGTGAGTCCTGGGGCCCCTAGCCTTCCCCACAGTGGCCTGGGCTCCGACAGCATGGTCCTGATGGGCAGGGGAAGTGCCAGGCCCTTGTAAGTGGGAGGGGCTGCAGTTGGAGGTAAGAGGCCTGTGGGTTCAGTGCAGCCTCCCTGTGGGCTACTGATTCCCCATCTTCCCCAGCCTGAGGCTCCTCTCTGGACAGGAAGTCAACAACTTGCGGCTATCCAGATGGCCGGGCAATGGCAGGGCAGGTGCCGTGGCCCTGCAGGCCCTCAAGGGCTCCCAGGACAGCTCAGAGAATGATCTGGTGCGAAGCCCCAAGTCGGCTGGCAGCAGAACCAGCAGCTCCGTCAGCAGCACCAGCGCCACGATCAACGGGGGCCTGCGCCGGGAACAACTGATGCACCAGGCTGTTGAGGACCTGCCAGAGGGCGTGGACCCTGCCCGCAGGGAGGTGGGCACCCCCTCACTGCCCCAGCACTAGTGCATCTGACACTGAGCTGGAGGAGCCCAAGGCAGGATCCACTGGTGGCGGGCAGTGGGCAACTGCCCCGGGAGATGTGTCTTCTAGCTGGGGTGGTGGGCAAACAGATGCGGGAGTCCCAAGCCCTGGATGACTGACACTACTGAGTGGGGCAGGATTCTGGGCTCAGATGACACCCTACCCTGTacctccccctctctcccctgcccAGTTCTATCTCTCAGACTCTGACTTCCAAGATATCTTTGGGAAATCCAAGGAGGAATTCTACAGCATGGCCACGTGGAGGCAGCGGCAGGAGAAAAAGCAGCTGGGCTTCTTCTGAACCCAAGCCCTCTCGACTGCCCCTATCCCCTGGACCCCAACATACCTACAATGCTGGGGAGGCCCTGCTTCCACTCCCCTCAGAGGCTTTTGGTCATCCTCTGCGTGTCAGTAAAAGCAGGCAGCCCATACGAGCTGTGGTATGCGTGCTTTCAAGCCCGGGCCACTCAGCAGGTCCACCTCTCAGGGGAAGGGGCCTCCAGGGCTGGCGGGTGTGAGCTCTCAGTGCCACCCCACAGAGGGGTTTATTTCTCGTTGGTCTCTCCAGATACCCCTGCCCTACTCAACTATGTGCAAGGAAGGTGGAGAGTGAGGTGCTAGGGCTCCAGCACTCTAGGAcatggggacacacacacacacacacacacacacacacacacacacacacacacacgcttcaCAGGGGATTTTTCTGGCATCCAGGTAAAGAGACCACAAGGCTTAATCTTATcgtgatttttataaaaatcctTGACCACTCGCTGGCCGGAGGGTGGAGAGGGCTGCAGTGTTATTCCTAACGGAATGAAGGACAGCTCCAGGGACTGGGCTAGCTCCTGGTCCCCAGGGAGGCAGCAGCAGACACTATGTTAGGGCTGAAGGCAATTTGGGGGCCTAGCTCTGAGCAAGAGGCTGGGAGCAGCCACACCAGCCCTGTCCCCACATGTGGACAGAGGGCCCAGCCCACTCAGGGGGGACCCCACTGGCTTCCTCCAGCCTAGTCCTGGAGGGAGATCTTCACAAAGAGGGTGGCTGATGGATGCTGGTCCCCGTTCTTAGACATGAGGTGGACATGGCGGTATCCTGGTGGgtggacaggcaggagggaacaCAGAGAGAGTTCTGGTCATTCGGCGGCGGAGGGGGGGTGGATGCGTCAAGGGACAGCCAGCCCCAGCCCAAGAGACGCCAGGCCCTGCTTCCCACCACCTTGGCCATCCCCTTCTCTTGACACTCACCTTGCTTGAGGCTGTTCAAGGGGATGGTACTCTGGCCAATGAAGTCATTCTTGGAGGAGGCATCATAATCTTCCACCAAGAAGCGGATGAGGGCAAGGTCAGGCACAACTACCTCAAACGCAAACTCCGTGTCCCACCATGGGTTGAAACCTAGGGGGACAGGCACCATATCAGCAGCATGGACACCA is drawn from Homo sapiens chromosome 3, GRCh38.p14 Primary Assembly and contains these coding sequences:
- the VILL gene encoding villin-like protein isoform 1 (isoform 1 is encoded by transcript variant 7) translates to MDISKGLPGMQGGLHIWISENRKMVPVPEGAYGNFFEEHCYVILHVPQSPKATQGASSDLHYWVGKQAGAEAQGAAEAFQQRLQDELGGQTVLHREAQGHESDCFCSYFRPGIIYRKGGLASDLKHVETNLFNIQRLLHIKGRKHVSATEVELSWNSFNKGDIFLLDLGKMMIQWNGPKTSISEKARGLALTYSLRDRERGGGRAQIGVVDDEAKAPDLMQIMEAVLGRRVGSLRAATPSKDINQLQKANVRLYHVYEKGKDLVVLELATPPLTQDLLQEEDFYILDQGGFKIYVWQGRMSSLQERKAAFSRAVGFIQAKGYPTYTNVEVVNDGAESAAFKQLFRTWSEKRRRNQKLGGRDKSIHVKLDVGKLHTQPKLAAQLRMVDDGSGKVEVWCIQDLHRQPVDPKRHGQLCAGNCYLVLYTYQRLGRVQYILYLWQGHQATADEIEALNSNAEELDVMYGGVLVQEHVTMGSEPPHFLAIFQGQLVIFQERAGHHGKGQSASTTRLFQVQGTDSHNTRTMEVPARASSLNSSDIFLLVTASVCYLWFGKGCNGDQREMARVVVTVISRKNEETVLEGQEPPHFWEALGGRAPYPSNKRLPEEVPSFQPRLFECSSHMGCLVLAEVGFFSQEDLDKYDIMLLDTWQEIFLWLGEAASEWKEAVAWGQEYLKTHPAGRSPATPIVLVKQGHEPPTFIGWFFTWDPYKWTSHPSHKEVVDGSPAAASTISEITAEVNNLRLSRWPGNGRAGAVALQALKGSQDSSENDLVRSPKSAGSRTSSSVSSTSATINGGLRREQLMHQAVEDLPEGVDPARREFYLSDSDFQDIFGKSKEEFYSMATWRQRQEKKQLGFF
- the VILL gene encoding villin-like protein isoform 2 (isoform 2 is encoded by transcript variant 2), which codes for MMIQWNGPKTSISEKARGLALTYSLRDRERGGGRAQIGVVDDEAKAPDLMQIMEAVLGRRVGSLRAATPSKDINQLQKANVRLYHVYEKGKDLVVLELATPPLTQDLLQEEDFYILDQGGFKIYVWQGRMSSLQERKAAFSRAVGFIQAKGYPTYTNVEVVNDGAESAAFKQLFRTWSEKRRRNQKLGGRDKSIHVKLDVGKLHTQPKLAAQLRMVDDGSGKVEVWCIQDLHRQPVDPKRHGQLCAGNCYLVLYTYQRLGRVQYILYLWQGHQATADEIEALNSNAEELDVMYGGVLVQEHVTMGSEPPHFLAIFQGQLVIFQERAGHHGKGQSASTTRLFQVQGTDSHNTRTMEVPARASSLNSSDIFLLVTASVCYLWFGKGCNGDQREMARVVVTVISRKNEETVLEGQEPPHFWEALGGRAPYPSNKRLPEEVPSFQPRLFECSSHMGCLVLAEVGFFSQEDLDKYDIMLLDTWQEIFLWLGEAASEWKEAVAWGQEYLKTHPAGRSPATPIVLVKQGHEPPTFIGWFFTWDPYKWTSHPSHKEVVDGSPAAASTISEITAEVNNLRLSRWPGNGRAGAVALQALKGSQDSSENDLVRSPKSAGSRTSSSVSSTSATINGGLRREQLMHQAVEDLPEGVDPARREFYLSDSDFQDIFGKSKEEFYSMATWRQRQEKKQLGFF
- the VILL gene encoding villin-like protein isoform 3 (isoform 3 is encoded by transcript variant 3); translation: MMIQWNGPKTSISEKARGLALTYSLRDRERGGGRAQIGVVDDEAKAPDLMQIMEAVLGRRVGSLRAATPSKDINQLQKANVRLYHVYEKGKDLVVLELATPPLTQDLLQEEGFIQAKGYPTYTNVEVVNDGAESAAFKQLFRTWSEKRRRNQKLGGRDKSIHVKLDVGKLHTQPKLAAQLRMVDDGSGKVEVWCIQDLHRQPVDPKRHGQLCAGNCYLVLYTYQRLGRVQYILYLWQGHQATADEIEALNSNAEELDVMYGGVLVQEHVTMGSEPPHFLAIFQGQLVIFQERAGHHGKGQSASTTRLFQVQGTDSHNTRTMEVPARASSLNSSDIFLLVTASVCYLWFGKGCNGDQREMARVVVTVISRKNEETVLEGQEPPHFWEALGGRAPYPSNKRLPEEVPSFQPRLFECSSHMGCLVLAEVGFFSQEDLDKYDIMLLDTWQEIFLWLGEAASEWKEAVAWGQEYLKTHPAGRSPATPIVLVKQGHEPPTFIGWFFTWDPYKWTSHPSHKEVVDGSPAAASTISEITAEVNNLRLSRWPGNGRAGAVALQALKGSQDSSENDLVRSPKSAGSRTSSSVSSTSATINGGLRREQLMHQAVEDLPEGVDPARREFYLSDSDFQDIFGKSKEEFYSMATWRQRQEKKQLGFF